One Enterococcus silesiacus genomic window carries:
- a CDS encoding alpha-glucosidase/alpha-galactosidase (catalyses the hydrolysis of terminal non-reducing alpha-D-galactose residues in alpha-D-galactosides), giving the protein MTKISFIGAGSTIFAKNVLGDAMLTPSLQDSEIALYDIDEVRLKESELMLKTINKNSNAGRATIQIYADRKEALRDSDFVINAIQVGGYEPSTVIDFEIPKKYGLKQTIADTTGIGGIFRGLRTLPVMFEFAKEIEEVCPNAWLLNYTNPMCILTMGMLKATKVKTVGLCHSVQVCVPELFKHLGIDKEYDLDDFQWKIAGINHMAWLLEITKEGKDFYPEIKRLASLKTEPHDDAVRFELMKHFGYYVTESSEHNAEYHPYFIKKNYPELIDTLNIPIDEYLRRCVKQIEDWEKQRADIVHNGSLEHTRSREYASYIMDAITTGNPTVIAGNVLNKGLITNLPEDSCVEVPCLVDKNGVQPAYVGHLPTQLAALNRTNINVQELTVEAAMTLKKDKIYQAALLDPHTNSELSIDEIKAMVDELIEAHRDYLPEYH; this is encoded by the coding sequence ATGACAAAGATTTCTTTTATTGGTGCTGGAAGTACGATTTTTGCTAAGAATGTTTTAGGCGATGCGATGTTGACACCAAGTTTACAGGATTCAGAGATTGCGTTGTACGATATTGATGAGGTGCGTTTGAAGGAATCAGAATTGATGTTAAAAACTATCAATAAAAACTCGAATGCAGGACGAGCAACGATTCAGATATATGCAGATCGTAAAGAAGCGTTGCGTGATTCTGATTTTGTGATCAATGCGATTCAAGTTGGCGGATATGAACCAAGTACTGTTATCGATTTTGAGATTCCCAAAAAATATGGACTAAAGCAAACAATTGCTGACACAACTGGTATTGGCGGGATTTTTAGAGGGTTACGAACGTTACCGGTCATGTTTGAATTTGCTAAGGAGATCGAAGAGGTTTGTCCTAATGCTTGGCTGCTGAATTATACAAATCCAATGTGTATTTTAACGATGGGCATGCTGAAGGCAACCAAAGTCAAAACGGTTGGTTTATGCCATAGCGTTCAAGTTTGTGTACCAGAGCTATTCAAACATTTGGGAATAGATAAAGAATATGATTTGGACGATTTTCAATGGAAGATTGCAGGAATCAATCACATGGCATGGTTATTGGAGATTACAAAAGAGGGCAAAGATTTTTATCCAGAAATCAAACGCTTGGCAAGTCTTAAAACAGAACCTCATGACGATGCAGTACGTTTTGAACTGATGAAACATTTTGGTTATTATGTGACCGAGTCCAGCGAGCATAATGCAGAATATCATCCTTATTTTATCAAAAAAAATTATCCGGAATTGATCGATACCTTGAATATTCCAATCGATGAATATTTAAGACGTTGTGTGAAGCAAATCGAAGATTGGGAAAAACAGCGGGCTGATATTGTTCATAATGGCTCATTAGAACATACGAGAAGTCGGGAATATGCTTCTTATATTATGGATGCCATTACGACAGGCAATCCAACCGTGATTGCAGGCAATGTTTTGAATAAAGGGCTGATTACCAATCTGCCAGAAGATTCTTGCGTGGAAGTTCCTTGTTTAGTAGATAAAAATGGTGTACAGCCAGCGTATGTTGGTCATTTGCCAACACAGCTTGCAGCGTTAAACCGCACAAATATCAATGTTCAGGAATTAACTGTTGAAGCTGCAATGACATTGAAAAAAGATAAAATCTATCAAGCAGCGTTATTAGATCCTCATACAAATTCAGAATTATCGATCGATGAAATCAAAGCAATGGTCGATGAGCTAATTGAAGCTCACCGTGATTATTTACCAGAGTACCACTAA
- a CDS encoding 50S ribosomal protein L33 produces the protein MRVNITLECTSCKERNYLTSKNKRNNPDRLEKQKYCPRERKVTLHRETK, from the coding sequence ATGCGCGTAAACATTACTTTGGAATGTACTTCTTGTAAAGAACGTAACTACCTAACAAGCAAAAATAAACGTAACAATCCTGATCGTTTAGAAAAACAAAAATATTGCCCACGTGAAAGAAAAGTTACTTTACACCGTGAAACAAAATAA
- a CDS encoding S9 family serine peptidase — translation MKVSIRHRYIKKIPVLEVVPDEAKNKPLPLIIYYHGWQSAKELSLTQARKLAKKGVRVLLPDAMNHGERKTGPISPIPSVTFWASIQYNIIEFAQLVRHFDKQALIESDKIGVGGVSMGGITTCALLSQHPEIKAAACMMGTPAPLRYIERVMERSAEMNFFVPSDLPLLLSWVANYDLSKMPETLAERPVLFWHGTKDPKIPYEDMADFYQMVKGESYAKHSQFITGEGEGHLVKGEMMDVVADFFEKELKIEHDYLKNE, via the coding sequence ATGAAGGTCAGTATCAGACATCGATATATAAAAAAGATTCCAGTATTGGAAGTTGTTCCAGATGAGGCTAAAAATAAACCATTACCGTTGATCATTTACTATCATGGTTGGCAGTCAGCTAAAGAGTTATCATTGACCCAAGCCAGAAAGTTAGCAAAAAAAGGAGTACGTGTCCTTTTACCAGATGCAATGAATCATGGTGAGCGAAAAACAGGTCCTATTTCGCCGATTCCTTCCGTAACGTTTTGGGCAAGTATTCAATACAATATTATTGAGTTTGCCCAGTTAGTGCGTCATTTTGATAAGCAAGCATTGATCGAGTCAGATAAAATCGGAGTTGGCGGTGTCTCAATGGGCGGGATCACAACGTGTGCATTATTGTCCCAACATCCGGAAATCAAAGCGGCAGCTTGTATGATGGGAACACCAGCACCACTACGTTATATTGAGCGTGTGATGGAACGCTCCGCTGAAATGAACTTTTTTGTGCCAAGTGATCTACCTTTATTACTTAGCTGGGTAGCGAACTACGATCTTTCAAAAATGCCTGAGACGTTGGCAGAGCGTCCAGTTCTATTTTGGCATGGGACCAAAGATCCTAAAATACCTTATGAAGACATGGCTGATTTTTATCAAATGGTTAAAGGAGAATCGTATGCTAAGCATAGTCAGTTTATTACAGGTGAAGGTGAAGGGCATCTAGTTAAAGGTGAGATGATGGATGTTGTCGCAGATTTTTTTGAAAAGGAATTGAAAATCGAGCATGATTACCTGAAAAATGAATAG
- a CDS encoding threonine--tRNA ligase, with product MSLKITFPDGAVKEFEPGSSTLDIAKSISNSLAKKALAGKFNGTLIDLSRPIEEDGNIEIVTPDHEDALGILRHSSAHLMANALRRLFPKIKFGVGPAIDSGFYYDTDNGENPITAEDLPAIEAEMMKIVKENNPIVRKVVSKSEALELFADDPYKVELISELPEDEVITVYDQGDFVDLCRGVHVPSTGRIQVFQLLSVAGAYWRGNSNNQMMQRIYGTAFFDKKDLKEFIKMREEAKERDHRKLGKELDLFMLNPDVGSGLPFWLPKGATIRRTIERYITDKEISLGYQHVYTPIMANVEFYKRSGHWDHYHEDMFPPMDMGDGEMLVLRPMNCPHHMMVYKNDIHSYRELPIRIAELGMMHRYEKSGALSGLQRVREMTLNDGHTFVRPDQIKEEFLRTLKLMVEVYADFDVTDYRFRLSLRDPNNKEKYFDDDAMWERSQTMIKEAADEAGIDYFEAEGEAAFYGPKLDVQVKTALGMEETLSTIQIDALLPERFDLTYVGEDGENTHRPLVIHRGIVSTMERFVAYLTEVYKGAFPTWLAPIQATIIPVSVEAHSDYAYEVKKRLQEQGLRIEVDDRNEKMGYKIRASQTQKIPYQIVVGDKEMDDATVNIRRYGSKETEVIDLNIFVDSMVADVANYSRK from the coding sequence ATGTCACTCAAAATTACATTCCCAGATGGCGCAGTCAAAGAATTTGAGCCTGGCTCATCAACATTAGACATCGCTAAAAGTATCAGTAACAGTTTAGCTAAAAAAGCATTAGCAGGGAAATTCAATGGCACATTAATAGATTTGAGTCGCCCAATCGAAGAAGACGGGAACATTGAAATCGTAACACCAGATCACGAGGATGCACTTGGGATTTTACGTCATTCATCTGCGCACTTAATGGCTAACGCATTACGTCGTTTATTCCCAAAAATCAAATTTGGTGTTGGTCCAGCCATTGATTCTGGTTTTTACTATGACACTGATAATGGTGAGAATCCAATCACAGCAGAAGATTTACCAGCGATTGAAGCTGAAATGATGAAAATCGTCAAAGAAAATAATCCAATCGTCCGCAAAGTTGTTTCTAAGAGTGAAGCGTTAGAATTATTTGCAGATGATCCTTATAAAGTTGAATTGATTTCAGAGCTTCCAGAAGATGAAGTGATCACCGTTTATGATCAAGGCGATTTCGTTGATTTATGTCGAGGTGTCCATGTGCCATCAACTGGACGTATCCAAGTGTTCCAATTATTATCAGTAGCTGGTGCGTATTGGAGAGGAAACTCCAACAATCAAATGATGCAACGTATTTACGGAACAGCTTTCTTTGATAAAAAAGATTTAAAAGAATTTATCAAGATGCGTGAAGAAGCGAAAGAACGTGACCACCGTAAATTAGGAAAAGAGCTAGACTTATTTATGCTTAATCCAGATGTTGGTTCAGGATTACCATTCTGGTTACCAAAAGGTGCCACAATCCGCCGCACCATTGAACGTTATATTACAGATAAAGAAATCAGCTTAGGTTATCAACATGTGTATACACCAATCATGGCCAACGTTGAGTTTTATAAGAGATCTGGTCACTGGGATCACTATCATGAAGACATGTTTCCACCAATGGATATGGGAGATGGCGAAATGCTAGTCCTTCGTCCAATGAACTGTCCACATCACATGATGGTTTATAAAAATGATATCCACAGCTACCGTGAATTACCAATTAGAATCGCAGAATTAGGTATGATGCACCGTTATGAAAAATCTGGGGCGTTATCTGGGTTACAACGTGTGCGTGAAATGACATTGAATGATGGGCATACCTTTGTACGTCCTGATCAAATCAAAGAAGAATTCCTACGCACATTGAAGTTAATGGTAGAAGTTTATGCTGATTTTGATGTAACAGACTACCGTTTCCGTTTAAGCTTAAGAGATCCTAACAACAAAGAGAAATACTTTGATGATGATGCAATGTGGGAAAGATCTCAAACAATGATCAAAGAAGCGGCTGATGAAGCAGGTATCGATTATTTTGAAGCAGAAGGTGAAGCAGCCTTTTATGGTCCTAAACTAGATGTTCAAGTAAAAACTGCATTAGGGATGGAAGAAACACTCTCTACAATTCAAATTGACGCATTATTGCCAGAACGTTTTGATTTGACTTATGTAGGAGAAGATGGGGAAAATACACATCGTCCGCTGGTTATTCACAGAGGGATCGTTTCGACGATGGAACGTTTTGTGGCTTACTTAACTGAAGTCTACAAAGGCGCTTTCCCAACTTGGCTAGCTCCGATTCAAGCAACAATTATTCCTGTATCAGTTGAAGCACATTCAGATTACGCGTATGAAGTAAAAAAACGCCTACAAGAACAAGGTTTACGTATTGAAGTAGATGATCGTAATGAGAAAATGGGTTACAAGATCCGTGCATCTCAAACACAAAAAATTCCTTATCAAATCGTTGTTGGAGATAAAGAGATGGATGACGCAACAGTTAATATCCGCCGTTACGGCAGTAAAGAAACAGAAGTCATCGATCTGAATATCTTTGTGGATAGTATGGTCGCTGATGTAGCGAATTATAGTAGAAAATAA
- a CDS encoding 4-oxalocrotonate tautomerase, with product MPFIHVELVEGRSEEQLTNMVKEITEVVSKNTGAPKENIHVIVNEMKKGRYAQGGQWKK from the coding sequence ATGCCATTTATTCACGTTGAACTAGTTGAAGGTCGCAGTGAGGAACAACTAACTAATATGGTTAAAGAAATTACAGAAGTAGTATCTAAAAATACTGGAGCGCCCAAAGAGAACATCCATGTTATTGTAAATGAAATGAAAAAAGGACGCTACGCACAAGGAGGTCAATGGAAAAAATAA
- a CDS encoding cell division protein FtsI, producing MKKMSFLDKLKNNNEEPITQKNKKSHIPFRLNLLFFVIFGLFVALIVRLGYLQIAEGQQYAQKVEENSTLKIKNSAPRGQIYDAKGNLLVGNKANLAITYTRGKKVQPKDMVLIANKVNDLIHVPADELTERDKKDFWLANPENLKAAQKRLTDKDKVDEKGNKITDEGTLYAKTVEKVTPEEINFDEHTLQAATIFKRMNSVEELNTAFIKNEGVTQDEIAIIGEHTSEIAGVSTGMDWDREYPNETDLRGLLGNVSSQKAGLPAEEADEYIAKGYELNDRVGTSYLEKQYEDVLQGQKAISEVTLDNNGRIVTQTPVSEGKKGENLKLTIDMAFQAKIEEVVRAQYQQLLATGNAAYSDGAYVVVMNPKTGAVMAMVALDRDPATNELTSNPLATINKAFEPGSVVKGATISAGYEQGVISGNDVLIDEPLQIFGSEQKSSVFNKVLGNQIRLSAEQALEYSSNAYMMKLVLKMMKTDYQYNMQLPYNTGDPTLFNVLRKTFGEYGMGVTTGIDLPGEETGFTNKAFDDPDRAPMPGHLLDLSFGQYDTYTAMQLAQYAATVANGGTRFAPHVVEGIYDNKSDGSLGELKEEKKPEALNKVDITPEQMQIIQNGFYDVVHGNGVFTTGKYMQGAALDIAAKTGTAETNVGEHVTVNSNVVAYAPYNDPEIAVSVILPHLTSENTRPNQSMVTAIVNAYAEYKAQ from the coding sequence ATGAAAAAAATGAGCTTTTTAGATAAATTAAAAAATAATAATGAAGAACCAATAACGCAAAAAAATAAAAAATCACATATTCCGTTTCGATTGAACCTATTGTTTTTTGTGATTTTTGGTTTATTTGTGGCATTGATTGTTCGCTTAGGTTATTTGCAGATTGCCGAAGGACAGCAATATGCACAAAAGGTAGAGGAAAACTCTACTTTAAAAATCAAAAACAGTGCACCTCGAGGCCAGATTTATGATGCGAAAGGTAATTTACTGGTTGGAAACAAGGCTAATTTAGCGATTACTTATACACGTGGCAAAAAGGTTCAGCCAAAAGACATGGTATTAATCGCAAATAAAGTAAACGACTTGATTCACGTACCCGCAGATGAATTAACAGAACGCGATAAAAAGGATTTCTGGTTGGCTAACCCCGAAAATTTAAAAGCAGCCCAAAAACGTTTGACAGATAAAGATAAAGTAGATGAAAAAGGCAATAAAATCACCGATGAAGGAACACTATATGCTAAAACGGTGGAAAAAGTTACGCCAGAGGAAATCAACTTTGATGAGCATACTCTGCAAGCAGCTACTATTTTTAAACGAATGAACTCTGTTGAAGAGCTAAATACCGCTTTTATAAAAAACGAAGGGGTTACTCAGGATGAAATTGCGATAATTGGAGAGCATACTTCAGAAATTGCTGGTGTTTCAACGGGGATGGACTGGGATCGAGAATATCCGAATGAAACGGATCTTAGAGGGTTATTAGGAAACGTATCTTCGCAAAAGGCTGGTTTACCAGCAGAAGAAGCCGATGAGTATATTGCTAAAGGTTATGAGCTAAATGATCGTGTAGGGACGAGCTATTTAGAAAAGCAATATGAAGACGTATTGCAGGGACAAAAAGCAATCTCAGAAGTAACTTTGGACAACAATGGAAGAATCGTGACACAAACACCTGTATCAGAAGGCAAAAAAGGTGAGAATTTAAAATTAACGATTGATATGGCTTTTCAGGCGAAAATAGAAGAAGTCGTTCGAGCACAATATCAGCAGCTTCTAGCAACAGGAAATGCGGCTTATTCGGATGGCGCATACGTTGTTGTGATGAATCCTAAGACAGGTGCTGTGATGGCAATGGTTGCACTAGATCGTGATCCTGCAACAAATGAGTTGACTTCTAATCCACTTGCTACAATCAATAAAGCTTTTGAACCTGGTTCGGTAGTAAAAGGAGCCACGATATCGGCAGGATATGAACAAGGTGTTATCAGTGGAAATGATGTGTTGATTGATGAGCCTTTGCAAATTTTTGGAAGTGAGCAGAAATCGTCTGTTTTCAATAAGGTTTTAGGAAATCAAATTCGTCTTAGTGCAGAACAAGCCTTAGAGTATTCGTCCAATGCTTATATGATGAAGTTAGTCTTAAAAATGATGAAAACAGATTATCAATATAACATGCAACTGCCTTACAACACGGGGGATCCGACCTTGTTTAATGTGTTACGTAAAACATTTGGGGAGTACGGAATGGGTGTTACGACTGGGATCGATTTGCCAGGTGAAGAAACAGGTTTTACAAATAAAGCTTTTGATGACCCTGATAGAGCACCGATGCCTGGACACTTACTCGATTTGTCTTTCGGTCAGTATGATACGTACACAGCGATGCAGCTGGCACAATATGCTGCTACTGTAGCCAATGGAGGCACTCGGTTTGCGCCACATGTAGTTGAAGGAATTTATGATAATAAGTCAGATGGTTCACTCGGTGAGCTAAAAGAAGAAAAGAAACCAGAAGCGTTGAATAAAGTTGATATCACTCCAGAGCAGATGCAAATCATCCAAAATGGCTTTTATGATGTTGTTCATGGAAATGGTGTCTTCACAACAGGTAAATACATGCAAGGCGCCGCACTTGATATTGCTGCAAAAACAGGTACTGCGGAAACAAATGTAGGTGAGCACGTTACTGTAAACAGTAATGTAGTAGCATATGCACCGTATAATGACCCAGAGATTGCGGTGAGTGTCATTTTACCTCACTTAACTAGTGAAAATACTAGACCTAATCAATCTATGGTTACAGCCATCGTTAATGCGTATGCTGAATATAAAGCTCAATAA